The Lolium rigidum isolate FL_2022 chromosome 1, APGP_CSIRO_Lrig_0.1, whole genome shotgun sequence region AACACCCACAGAAGCAGATAGTTGTGCCAGGGTAACACCACAAGTATTCAGAGAGGTTTAATTATGTCTATAATTACTGTGCTGAAAGTCTAGGGAGTAGACACCTAGGATCAATGATCATTTAATATTGAAAACTTGTTGATTTTGGATATGCCAGGGTTTTCTCCTGATTACTTGTGGTGTTACCATCTCCATCCAGTTCTCACTGAAGAATAGTAGTAGCGTCTAGCTGAATATGCACTGCTCACTGACATGCCTAAAACTGTTGGGATATTAACTTGTTTGCTCTATTTAATTTAATGGCATATTAAACGTGGTGCAGCTTGTGGCCGGTGATGTTTTGTTATCAAATATAAATGTTTAGATTAATGTAATTCATCTGAATTAGTTGAGAGCTGTTAATGATGTTTGTATCTCACAAGACCATTGAAAAGGTAGCACCCTGTGTGTTTTAGGTACGATGGTGGCCAGATTGGGTTTGAGACAGAGGCAAGGCTGAATGGAGGTTTGAGGCCCTCCGGTTTGgcggcaacatgtgcctatcatGGAGGAAGTGGTTGCAATATCTGTTTGAAAGATGCAGCAGCTGGTAAGCTTCCATATTTCTATGTTTCATCCCTCTCTAATTCTGACCACTCGAGTTCCTGTTGTTCAATGAATTGTCAATAAAAACCTGTTTGCTTGACCATGTATGAATCTTAaggatttctatttttttttaccaCTCTATTTTGAATTGCACAATATATAGCATGACACAGATCAACTTTTGGGTTATAAGTACTATGTATTGCGCCAAGTATTTTTGGAGGCAACAGATCAGGCATGCAGGCTTCCTTTTCTCGTGGTATGATTCAAACTGTCCAATAAATATGAGTAGTTGACTGAAATATGGTGCCTTTGTGATCATGTTAGATATTTTTTGTAGCTTCAGTACAATCCTTCATTTTATATTGTATTTTTTGCAAGTCAGGTTTGCATAGCTTGCTGGAACCATATAGAACTGTAAATTGATATAAATTTTGGTCATATTTATTATAACACTTAATTAGTCCTTGTTTCTAATTCCGTGACAGTATGCGAATCTGTGTGACAGGTGGGTTGTTGATGAACGTCTGGGGCTGGTGTCTCTAATTCTTCTAAGTCCAGAATGACATAAGGTGGATGCATAATTAATCCTGAATCAGGCAAAAGGGAATCAGAGTATTCTTCTCCCCGGCATGGAAACCAAGATCACGCAATACCCTTTTTCGGGGGATTTTACTATTTGCCACATGGCCACGTACTAAAGGTGGCGTTTATTCAGATTCAGTCAAGTCAACCTATGACCTGACAGGCTGGCACGAGCCTCCCCTTCGTGTTCAAAAGTACTTCAGGTTCCAAACTTTTGTGTGCGAGGAGAAACACTGGCAGATGCTATCGGCTGTCAAACCTACAAGATGAAACCTTTGCCGTTTGGCACATGATTGCCTGAATATTGGGCACTGGCTCACTTCAGATGTGACGAAAGGTCTGAGCACTACTTTCTCATGTGTCCCTATGACTTGGCTGCTTGGGATGTGATTAAAGATTAGTAAGGTCTTCATTGTACattttagctcttttttgaatattCTGTGTTTGGTATAGGGTATTTGATAAGAACCTGCACTTTAATTCGAGTGTTTCAGTTTTAGAATGAGAGCAAGTACCAAGACCATCGCTCCTTCTTGTGTTTATGTTTACCCTACACATGGCACAATCAGGTTTCCAACAAGAGTATGCACGCCAATCACAAAAAAATAATGTTTTCATCATAATTACAAAAGACTATATAACTTAAGGTTACAAAATATGAGTCTTAGCGTGCAAATAAATATTATCGTAGATTAGGTGCTTACGGTTTCGATGTGTCGGGCTTTTTGCGCCggggcgcaacgggtcatctagtctaACACAAAAGCCCCAACCGCAGCAGATATATCAATGCATGTCTTACTGTTGCTATCATCTTTTCCTTGTTAGAATTTTTCGATTGTAAGAGAAATTAATGTTACATTTGTGAGTTAGAGAACTACTGTTAACACAGCTACTGTGTGCACTGTGAGGTGTGCCAGTAAAAGTATGCAGTAACTCCTGAAGTTTTATTGTAGCTTCACAAACATCATTACCATCTGCGACAAGTAAAGGTTACTGTTATATCAGATTCAATTTTGATATCCCGGTTCCAGGTTTCTAATTTCTTCCCCTTCCTAGCCATTTGGTAATTTGCGGTGCTTTTGTGACCATGGATACAGAAGTGATGATAGTTCTTGTCTTATTTGACCTTTTTTTTTGGTCAGTAGTGGCATGAAAGATGGTATTATTGATATGATCCATTGGTCTAATATCATTCTGCTTGACCAATCTTGCAATTCTGCGCCAGTTTTTCCCCTTTTTCTGCCTCAGTTTTAATTCTTGGTGTAGAAACAGCTGTTATGTTGTTCATGTTTCTTACACCAAATGGGAATCCAACCAGTACGTATTGTCAATTATTCTGTGCTGATTGCAGTTCATTTCCTGATCTTCATATTCATGACCTATAGGATTCTATCAGAACCGACCAAAACTTGAGGATAGCATTGTCAtttttctagatttttttttctagTCGAAAACATGCTACGCATAAAACCCAATCGGTCCCCTAATCTGCTGCTCTCCAGAATTTGACCAGAAATTGGTGGTGTAATTACCTTGTTGCCCCGCCCAAGAGAAATTCTGCTGCAAGCCAACACCTGTTTGATCACCGGCACGGCAGCACCATTCCCATGACCCATACCTGAAATCCCCTCCGGGATAGAATCCCCCACCAGGCCGGCGGCACCATTCCCATGACCCATACCTGAAATCCCCTCCGGGATAGAATCCCCAACCAGGCCGGCGGCACCATTCCCATGACCCATACCTGAAATCCCCTCCGGGATAGAATCCCCCACCAGGCCGGCGGCACCATTCCCATGACCCATACCTAAAATCCCCTCCGGGATAGAATCCCCCACCAGGCCACCACCTCCCGAGGCCTTGTTCGTTTTCTCCGGATTGAATCCAAACATGGAACTATTCCAGACAGGGATTGGGTTGATCCCGTACAATCACCCGATCCATGGCAGGCCAATCCTGATTCATCCCTCCAAAAAAATTACTTATTCGGTTCAGTCTCGCCCAATCCGTCCAATTGATCAGTCCTTTACTTTGTCGATGGACCGCGTCTTAGAAATCTTTCCACGGGCCAAGTGGGGAGAAAGAAAATCCAGACCAAATGAGAAGACCTGGCCGGGATGAATTAGGCTAGTTTTCTGACTTTTCTCATCATGGAGTAAACGAAGAGCAAAATTTAGTGTGCTGGAAAAAGAACCTCGCGGGCTGGAAAATCAGATGATGGGCTCAATCCAGACCAATTCCGGGCTTCAAGTGATTAAACGAACAAAACCTGAGCAGGCTTGGGTCACCGAATCGATGTGGTAGCTCCACCCACCTACCACGATACTGAACCCTAGAAGGTGTGACATTGTTCCATTTCGGCTTGAGCAAATTGAACAAGGAATGCATCCTTGGGGACCTGGTACCGACTACTTCTCCTCCCTTGTCACTGGATGGGCTCCATGCCAAACAGGACCACCCATCTGCCGTTGAAGATCCCACTTTATATTTTTAAAAACAAGCTCTTCTGCCGCCACTTGCCTACTCAAACCCCGATCCCCACTGTCGGTCATTTGGCGAAATGGATGGATTGAAAATCAAACAATACCCAGCTCGCCGAATTTGGGACCACAGAAACCCTTGGACCCTGGCTCGCCTTGCACCATCCCGATCCATCCTTTGCGTGCGGGCCTGCAATGTCACTGCAATGTCACGTGGGAATCCATCAGAAAATGCAGAAAATGGTCGCTGGCACAGATCGGGGTTGATTCTACCCAAAACAAATCCATGGTTATCGCCGCCGAGGGACTTATATTGTTGTTTATGTTAATGCACACCGCACGGATAAGCCAACGCAATGCAAACATGAGAAGGTTACGTGATTCTGATTTAACAATCATCACTAGTTGTTGATGTGACATTTTAGTGTacaccctccgatccatattaatggTTGCTAATAAGATTGTATCTAATAAAAATGCTCTCATCGCAAAAGACAATCATCATTACACAGTAATAATATACTCCGTAGCTAACACATGTGAGGGGAGTTCGGCAGCCACTTTGCTTTTGTCCCATTGATCACCATTTGAGTCTGCTACCCCCACTACACATCCCAATTCTCAAATGCAACATAAAAAATGACCTACTAGCACAAGACTGAACTGAAAAATGTTACTATGGCCAACAGCTCCACCTGAAGACGACGCACACACAACTCGACGACTAGAGCAGGAGACTTGGAAACCTTTTCTCCCACAGCCTGAGCTCCTCCGATGCCATCACGATCGCTCCACGTCGCCGTGATCGGCGCGGGAGCCGCCGGCCTGGTGGCGGCACGTGAGCTGCGGCGCGAGGGCCACTGGCCCGTCGTCTTCGAGCGCGCCGCCGGCGTGGGTGGCACGTGGCTCTACGAcccggccgcctccgccgacctgctcggcgccggcgccgtccaCTCGAGCGTCTACGCGTCCCTCCGCACCAACCTGTCCCGCGAGTGCTTTGGCTTCTCCGACTTCCCATTCATCGCCGATGAAGGCGGCGAAGGCGACGGCGACCGGCGCAGGTTCCCCGGCCACCAGGAGGTGCTCCGCTACCTCCAGGAGTTCGCACGGCGGTTCGACCTTTACGGAATGGTGCGGCTCCGCACGGAGGTGGTCAGCGTCCGCAGGGAAGCCAGCGCGAGCTGGAGGGTGACGTCGCACTCGACCTCGGAGCTCGCAGGGAGCGGCGGACCAGTGGAGGAGGTGTTCGACGCCGTCGTGGTCTGCAACGGCCACTTCGTCACGCCTCGCGTCGTCACGCCTCGGTTCGACCTTTATGTCAATCGTTATTTGCCGTATTTTACACCTAAGAAATTATACCAGTAAAATAAAGATACTCTCTTCGTTTATTAGTTGTTCGTCGACTACTTTATGTCAATCAAGTTTATCATCTGAAGTTGAGAAAGTAATTCAGAATTGACGGcaaattctatttaataaaataATCTTACAGGAGCTAAGGAAACTGGCAAATGATGCATTTTTGGACCAAATTCACACTAGCACAAAGGCATGTTTTCAAGTTTCAATTATGTGGACTGTCAATATCTGAATTTCTAAACACGTATGGATAACTTGTTGGGAATCACAATTTTACCCAAACTAGTCGTTAACCCGTGCACCTGCACAGGCTAGAGTTATATTTGCTATTTTACCCATCATGCAAATTATTAAGAATTCACTTGTGCTTGATATACCATTTGTCAGAAGACATGGTTATATCTTCGAATGCATGAGAAACACAAAATGATTCATTGTTATGCGTACATGACACAAATGTGGAGAAGGTTTTAAGTGCACAATTATTGAGTTTGCATTTATGGCTTGTACTCGTATGTGAGAAAGAAAAGAATACAAAATACAATATAGTTTTATTTAGAAAGTCAAGAAAGTGTGCTTGTATGATCGATGTTTAGTTCTTGAATATATTTTATCAAGTAATCCACCTCGTTAGCACTTCATGAAATTTTAGAATGAGAAAATTACATCCTAATTTTAGTGGACTTAGTTTCTTTCCTTTCAATAACTTTAGAGCTCATCCTTGAGCTTACTACTTCACTTCCAGTTTATATAAATAGCTTCCATGAAATCTATTCAATCAATGATTTTTTTTCTTAGAAAGGAACTGTGCATCTTGATTGACATAAGCTTGGTAACAACAATGTAAAAAGTCATGTTACTGTACCAATACTTTTTAAAACCATATACAGGTACAACGATGAGGTTTTTTTTAATCTTCATCATAACATAAATACGGATGATGCCTTCATTTAAAAGGTAAGCCCCTTTTTTGCCATATGACCATAGATTGTctatgtttttttttaaaaaaaaaataggaCGCAACAACATCATGAAAACCCTCTAAATTGCGAGTTAGATGCTAAATAATAATTACTTCAAGTTATGTTTTTATTAATGTTCTCTGATTGCAATATCTATAACTCGGTATTAATCTATAACTTTAGAAGGCCAAAAAAACTTGTTTGCCAATTAGGTGCGTACACACCATTACTTCGGTCTACCCAATACAAAAAGAGTACTCCCTCCGGCTCTATATATTTCtcgcagatttgtctagatttgtATGTATTACACACTAAAACACATCGGCACTTGTAAATTTAGCAAATAGACATTTTTAAATATACAATAAATATATTAAAATTTTAGGAGCTATATAATAAAGTTACTTATGTAGCTGTAAGCCCATAATTACAATTCTGGAATGTGCTAACCCAGGAAATGAAAAAGCCCTTATAAAACTGTGTGAAAATAGGTTATGTATTCCATTCTAAATTAGACTGTAACCCACAATTATACAGCGCATTGAATTTGGAGGCTCCAGTTTATCAAGAAAAAAGTTCAGCTTTTTCCACATAATCCTCTAGACGATTTGCTTTCGCCATAAATTGATAATTCATCAAGGCTTGAGCAGTACGCATATTGAATCTCCATGCAACGTTTTTACGGATTAGGAGCAGTACATGGAGATTGGTTCTACCCATATTTTTCGATTACGGAGAAGGCCACCCAGTTTTTTGAACCGGACAGCTCGCAGCTGCCACACGACCATCCCGCAGCCACACGACCGTCCCGCAGCCACACTGCCGCACTTTCAGACTCTCTTGCTCGGCCGTTCTTCCCTAAACTTCTGCTGCAAGTGAAACCTTCGATCTTGTGTGATGTGCATGTCGCTGAGCTAATGTAATATTAGAGAAGCCCCTACAACTcaatttctaaactaaaaaaacaGTATGATATGAACGCAACGAATTGTAGAAGCACCTACAAATCATCAATTTCTAAAATTAAGAACATTATGATATGAACGGAAGTAGAAAAACTTACTGGACCCATCAGGGACGTGATTGCCGTGACCAGTTTCCAGGAAAGAATGGCTGAAAGTCGATCATGATTCCATTATTAAGACTGCTAGCAGTTTGGACAGCGATGAAGCCAGACTGCTTAGTTAACATTTTCATTGATTCAGCCAAAATTAGATTTGAATTCCCGTCATCCTCATACACAGTGCCATGGTCTTTCATGGCTAACACTACGCCACCAGTCTTGCACGTTACTGCATGTTGTAGGTGAGAAATACGTCGGATCTGACTTTCAGCAATGTCTCTATCATAGAATACCACAAACATTGTCTGATGTTGTAGAAAGAGGACGTACCTCGGCGAGTGATACCATCAAGAATTCCAGCAAACCTAGCTGCAACATTGTAGGCGTCATActtgccggccggccggcacATGCAGCAAGACCCAACCAAGATTGGAGAAGCAGATTGGAACTGATCGTGATATAGCTTGAAGCTTGAAGGAGATTTGATTGGATTCTTTATTAGTTTTACCATGCAATGGATATTTAAAGCAGACAACATGGAGAGATCAAGGTGGACTATTGATAGCTAGGGCTATTTGACGACGGAACTGTAGAGCGCCCAAGCAGGAAAAAATTAAGTACTTGAGCCGGACGTACATATGTTGGACTCTATAAGACCATCGTTTAAATTTTGAGCTTTCCAGATTAGACGTACGTTGCCACGTTATCTGTAGTCTCGTGCCTACTATATTTTGGATTTATCATGATCCATGTCGCACTATAAATTACAGAAAACAAATCTAACGTGGCAACGTAACATTTTTGTACCATTATAAATCACGACTTTCTTAACTAATCTTAGCCATTAATTTTAAATCTAACTGTCTTaattattctaatgatgtggattaacgtgataACTCCTatagtgcctccaattagtaaatataagattgttAGTTGTTGGTGGACTCGAAAATTCAATTTAGCCTCCGgaggcatatgctccctctaggtCTCTAACCCTTCTTTCATGCTAGTGAGCTTAATTTAGCGATTTTGTGTGCAGGCATCGGTAGTTGGCCTGGGAAGCAGATGCATAGCCATAGCTACCGCGTGCCTGAAGCATTTCACGGCCAAGTGCGTAACTAATCAGTCAGCTTGAGCATAAATATAGTACATATTAAGTAGGCAGGTAATTTGACTTCGAGTATTAATTTTGCAACGTACTTATATGATCTGGTGTCTAGGTTGTGGTGGTTGTAGGATATGCGACCAGTGGATTTGACATTTCGAGGGACATCGCCGGTGTCGCCAGTGAGGTCCATGTTGCGGCTGCCACCTGCGTAGAAATGCAACGTACGGCACGTCCCAACCTATGGCTGCATCCCATGGTAGGAGCAGCAAGATCGATTGGTGTATACATATTTTTTCCAGAGATTTATAAATCATTGCAATTGGTATTTGGAATGCATGGAACATTCGCAGATCGAGCGTGCGGAGGCAGATGGTAGCGTGGTGTTCCAAGATGGCAATCGCGTCAAAGCTGATGCCATCATCCATTGTACTGGGTAAGTAACTAAGTATGTACTAGAGTATGCATATATCtttcagaaactcaattcggctcccgggtgcatatgatccctctaccataaaaacatatttgcaagtgttaaaaaaatttgacaaaaaaatttacatgtacatctccataatatatgtgtattcgtcaagtttcacgaaaaaaatgatattttgtgtagtctaagcgaaaaagagaaaatttatcttgtgacaagcctttatttcagcaccgaattttgtcctttttatacacgccacatgacatgtcgatttttcatgaaacgactttgtgagcgtgtagcacatgaagatgtacgtgcggaatttttgtttcaatttttgacattttaaaatatgtctaacatgtatttcaaaataaagggagcatacgcacccatatgccaaaacatcactccctaaTTTTGCCAACATACAAGCTCTGCTCGCTAATCTCCTTTATTTTGTGTGTCTTTGTTTGTCTTAATTACGTTTTAGATATAAATATAGCTACCCGTTCCTCGATGAGGAGGTTGTTGGTATCAGTGTGGACGACAACCGTGTGGGCCCGTTGTACGAGCATGTGTTCCCGCCACACTTGGCTCCCCAAATCTCATTTATCGGACTGCCCTTCAGAGTAAGTTTTGTTTGATGATTAGTTATGCTCTTGGATGTGAGACTCGAGTGTGTATGACTTCTATATACATGGATTAGCTTTGTGCTCAGATCCGATTGATACATTTATGCATATGAATTAACCTCCTTCAATGCAGACTATATTTTTTTCCATTGTTCGAACTCCAAAGCAATTGGGTTGCTGGAATTCTGTCGGGAAGGATCGAGCTCCCGTCGCAAGAGAAGATGACGGAGGATGTTGCCGAATTTTACTCCAAAATGGAAGCTCGCGGTTGCCCGAAAAGGCTCACCCATGACTTCGGAGCATGCATGGTATGTCGCATAGATCCGTTATCATGTAACTAGATCGCTGATGGCCAATACATAATTTGTTTTTGATATTTACTTGGAGTGCAGTTTGAGTATGAGGACTGGGTGGCGGAACAATGCGGGAAGGATATGATGGAGGGGTGGAGGAAAGCAATGTACCTAGCGGCAAGGAAGAACATGGTAGATCGCCCGGAAAATTGGCGAGATGAATGGGAAGACACTCACTTGTTATCACAGGCATACCAAGATTTAACCAAGTATTTATAATTGGTCGATTTTGGACAACGGGCTATTTACCTGGACTCTTTATAGACCTACTCAATATCTTGTCCATTATATTGGCCAACAAATTGTTCAAGAGGTCCTTTAATTTGCATACAAAATCAGAATGCGGAAAGAAATTAAAACACATATGGTAATGTTCTATTGTTCCTCTCTCCCGCTTGTCATTGTTCCTATTGGTACTTATGTTATAAGTATGCATtataaaaaaatgaattagtgctaggaggaactagacactaaatgatatagtagaag contains the following coding sequences:
- the LOC124683552 gene encoding flavin-containing monooxygenase FMO GS-OX-like 4; protein product: MPSRSLHVAVIGAGAAGLVAARELRREGHWPVVFERAAGVGGTWLYDPAASADLLGAGAVHSSVYASLRTNLSRECFGFSDFPFIADEGGEGDGDRRRFPGHQEVLRYLQEFARRFDLYGMVRLRTEVVSVRREASASWRVTSHSTSELAGSGGPVEEVFDAVVVCNGHFVTPRLNLAILCAGIGSWPGKQMHSHSYRVPEAFHGQVVVVVGYATSGFDISRDIAGVASEVHVAAATCVEMQRTARPNLWLHPMIERAEADGSVVFQDGNRVKADAIIHCTGYKYSYPFLDEEVVGISVDDNRVGPLYEHVFPPHLAPQISFIGLPFRVYFFPLFELQSNWVAGILSGRIELPSQEKMTEDVAEFYSKMEARGCPKRLTHDFGALQFEYEDWVAEQCGKDMMEGWRKAMYLAARKNMVDRPENWRDEWEDTHLLSQAYQDLTKYL